In a single window of the Niabella ginsenosidivorans genome:
- a CDS encoding endo-1,4-beta-xylanase produces the protein MIKRKLFILSVPALLLAGCMGSKRMMAQPIPSLKELFKNDFLIGTAMDARQIRKEDAVADALIQQQFNAVTPENCMKAENIQPGWDTYDFDLADQLVAYAQKNNMKVNAHTLIWHSQLPAFLHKIQDADSVRMYFENHISTVAGRYDGKVYSWDVVNEALNDDGTLRKSVFLDKLGDNYIVEAFRLAQKAAPHTKLYYNDYNIEQPAKRAGAIAIIKKIQAAGVRIDGVGIQGHWKAGAVPLKDVEESIKTFGALGIEVLFTELDLTVLPNPWDHSTADVSATAQGNEKMNPYATGLPDTVQQTLAKSYEDLFKLFVKYKKQIGRITFWGVNDGQSWLNDWPISGRTNYPLLFDRSFKPKSAFYKVIATANGR, from the coding sequence ATGATAAAAAGAAAATTATTTATTCTTTCTGTTCCGGCTCTTTTGCTGGCTGGTTGTATGGGCAGCAAAAGGATGATGGCGCAACCAATACCGTCATTAAAGGAACTGTTTAAGAATGACTTTCTTATTGGCACAGCGATGGATGCCAGACAGATACGGAAGGAAGATGCGGTAGCTGATGCGCTTATTCAACAGCAGTTTAATGCTGTAACACCAGAAAACTGTATGAAAGCCGAGAATATCCAACCAGGCTGGGATACTTATGATTTTGATCTGGCAGATCAGCTTGTGGCGTATGCACAAAAGAACAATATGAAAGTAAATGCACATACGCTGATATGGCATAGCCAGTTGCCTGCTTTTCTTCATAAAATACAGGATGCCGATTCTGTGCGTATGTATTTCGAAAATCATATAAGCACGGTTGCCGGCCGCTATGATGGCAAAGTGTATTCCTGGGATGTGGTGAATGAAGCGCTGAATGATGATGGTACTTTGCGCAAATCAGTATTCCTGGATAAATTGGGCGATAACTACATTGTTGAAGCCTTCCGGCTGGCACAAAAAGCCGCACCGCATACAAAGCTGTATTATAATGATTATAATATTGAACAGCCGGCAAAAAGGGCAGGTGCTATTGCCATTATCAAAAAGATACAGGCCGCCGGTGTGCGTATTGATGGCGTAGGCATTCAGGGGCACTGGAAAGCAGGAGCCGTGCCTCTGAAAGACGTAGAAGAAAGCATTAAAACGTTTGGTGCTCTGGGCATTGAAGTGCTGTTTACAGAGCTGGATTTAACGGTGCTGCCCAATCCCTGGGATCATAGCACGGCCGATGTGAGCGCTACTGCGCAGGGAAATGAAAAGATGAACCCCTATGCGACCGGTCTGCCGGATACGGTTCAGCAAACCCTTGCAAAATCATATGAAGACCTGTTTAAGCTTTTTGTAAAATATAAGAAGCAGATAGGCCGCATCACTTTCTGGGGGGTTAACGACGGGCAGTCGTGGCTGAACGACTGGCCGATCAGCGGGCGTACCAACTACCCTTTATTGTTTGACAGGAGCTTTAAGCCCAAGTCTGCTTTTTATAAGGTTATTGCAACGGCAAACGGCCGGTAA
- a CDS encoding MFS transporter yields MNEQGFTAGEQVITTTSRIPGKLSVYEKMGYSLGDLAANLVFQTLMTYLAYFYTDIYGLEPKHASVLILIVGLVAAFGFNPIIGALADRTNSRWGKFRPWILFTAIPLGIVALLAFSTPDFSYKGKVIYAVVTYTLLLLLYAANNLPYSALSGVITGDMKERNSLSSYRFVAVMFAQFFVQVFMLAIIISAGHGDKSLGIEKVMTWLAVIGTVLLLITFFTTRERIVPAPGQKSSLKEDLGDLFKNRPWIIMLVLTTLVFITLSMKGGSYVYYFKNYVDKDSLTAFITPFMRFFSGIGLNVFEEDPVSAGFGLFNAGGIIFMIVGIMLSRRFANRYGKRDVFGIALFISALFIFAFVFYPPTSVRLMFMSQILHGFFYGLTIPLLWAMIADVADYSEWKNNRRATAIIFSAMMVGLKVGLSVGGALVTWILGLYNYTANSSTQTPQAIQGTKMLVSVFPSIPFLAGAGLLFFYVINKKMEVQIERDLKQKRGHKE; encoded by the coding sequence ATGAATGAACAGGGTTTCACAGCAGGGGAGCAGGTAATAACAACTACATCCCGTATTCCCGGGAAGCTTTCGGTATATGAAAAGATGGGTTATAGCCTGGGCGATCTTGCAGCCAATCTCGTTTTTCAGACATTAATGACTTACCTGGCCTATTTCTATACGGATATTTACGGCCTTGAGCCCAAACATGCTTCTGTGCTGATACTGATCGTAGGATTGGTTGCGGCGTTTGGATTTAATCCCATCATTGGTGCACTGGCAGACAGAACCAATTCCAGATGGGGAAAATTCCGCCCTTGGATCTTATTTACAGCAATACCGCTTGGAATAGTGGCATTGCTTGCTTTTAGTACTCCTGATTTTTCTTATAAAGGCAAAGTGATCTACGCGGTGGTTACCTATACTTTGTTACTATTGTTATATGCGGCCAACAACCTGCCTTATTCCGCGTTAAGCGGTGTTATAACAGGCGACATGAAAGAACGGAACAGCTTATCGTCCTATCGGTTTGTAGCGGTAATGTTTGCACAATTCTTTGTACAGGTCTTTATGCTGGCCATTATTATATCAGCCGGCCACGGAGATAAATCCTTGGGAATAGAAAAAGTGATGACATGGCTGGCCGTCATCGGAACGGTTCTATTGCTGATTACCTTCTTTACTACCAGAGAGCGTATTGTACCCGCCCCCGGGCAAAAGTCGAGCCTGAAGGAAGACCTGGGAGATCTGTTCAAAAACCGGCCATGGATCATCATGCTGGTGCTCACCACGCTGGTATTTATCACGCTTTCCATGAAAGGCGGTTCCTATGTTTATTATTTTAAAAATTACGTGGATAAGGACAGCCTTACTGCTTTTATAACTCCTTTTATGCGCTTTTTTTCCGGCATAGGTCTCAATGTGTTTGAAGAGGACCCGGTATCTGCAGGTTTCGGATTATTTAATGCCGGAGGTATTATTTTCATGATCGTAGGGATCATGCTCTCCCGGCGCTTTGCCAACAGGTATGGAAAGCGGGATGTGTTTGGTATTGCATTATTCATATCTGCCTTGTTTATATTTGCCTTTGTATTTTATCCGCCCACGTCAGTACGGTTGATGTTTATGTCGCAGATCCTTCACGGCTTTTTTTACGGCTTAACCATTCCATTGTTATGGGCCATGATTGCCGATGTTGCCGATTACAGTGAATGGAAGAACAACCGCCGGGCTACGGCCATCATTTTTTCTGCCATGATGGTGGGGTTAAAAGTAGGATTGAGCGTTGGCGGGGCGCTGGTAACATGGATTCTTGGTTTGTACAATTATACCGCCAACAGCAGCACCCAAACGCCACAGGCCATTCAGGGAACAAAGATGCTGGTGAGCGTTTTTCCATCCATCCCCTTTTTGGCAGGGGCCGGACTATTGTTTTTTTATGTGATCAATAAAAAAATGGAAGTGCAGATAGAGCGTGACCTGAAACAGAAAAGGGGTCATAAGGAGTAG
- a CDS encoding glycosyl hydrolase 115 family protein translates to MKRSVLLILFIAVQTGILFAQHFVSQTNTGSDFPVASGEGVAAIYVDKEDDWLVHKAAALLQQDIAAVTGKKPEMVASPFSAPDVIVIGTLAGSKALQQLIAAKKISVDRIKNNWEAFKVQTISNPVKGVRNALVIAGNDKRGAAYGVFTLSRQLGVSPWYWWADVPVKKKAEVFVKKGAYTYGTPSVKYRGIFINDEAPAFSGWAKEKFGGINHRVYEHVFELLLRLKANYLWPAMWGNAFNDDDTLNAVLADKWGIVMGTSHHEPMLRAQQEWKRYGSGTWDYTKNDSVLRAFWKKGIEKMDHHESIITIGMRGDGDEPMTSGTAIDLLERIVADQRNIIEEVTRKPARETPQLWALYKEVQDYYDQGMRVPDDVTLLLCDDNWGNIRRLPKLNEKPRSGGYGIYYHFDYVGGPRNYKWINTNNIARVWEQMHLAYAYNARQIWIVNVGDLKPMEFPVSFFLDYAYNTDQWTAENLNVYYQQWAKEQFGATCAKAIAAILEKYAQYASGKKPELLNAETYSLENYNEAQRVTKDWNTLLADAGEINSRLPETYKAAYFQLVLHPVKAYSNLQHLYTAVGWNHFYYQRNDPLANRYAEEAERFYKKDSLLTIEYHQLNNGKWNHMMDQKHIGYTYWQEPPVQKMPEVKKVTGSAAQSIRTIPPSVTTAQKLIPSGTTGTVFYEKDGYVSIGASHFTIKKDTAGIYWKNIPGIGREGDGITAFPVTASIQGIHSAAPYLQYDFYTYDTGVVILNAFFSPTLNFHNDSTGLQYAVSIDNDAPQIISVNKDENQPGVWDKWAADNCIIKTTKHFINKAGKHSIKYRMISPAVVLQKIVLDLGGLKPSYLGPPETIFNNK, encoded by the coding sequence GTGAAGCGAAGTGTTCTTTTAATATTATTTATCGCTGTGCAAACGGGTATATTGTTTGCACAACATTTTGTTTCGCAAACAAATACCGGATCGGATTTCCCGGTAGCATCTGGGGAAGGAGTTGCTGCCATTTATGTAGATAAGGAGGATGACTGGCTGGTGCATAAAGCTGCTGCTTTGTTGCAACAGGATATTGCAGCCGTAACCGGTAAGAAACCTGAAATGGTTGCGTCTCCTTTTTCTGCCCCCGACGTTATTGTTATTGGCACCCTTGCGGGGTCAAAAGCCCTTCAGCAATTAATAGCAGCAAAAAAGATCAGTGTTGACCGTATTAAAAATAATTGGGAGGCATTTAAGGTGCAAACCATCAGCAATCCTGTTAAGGGCGTCCGGAATGCTTTGGTAATTGCCGGAAATGATAAGCGGGGTGCAGCATATGGAGTGTTTACCTTATCCCGGCAATTAGGTGTATCACCGTGGTATTGGTGGGCAGATGTGCCGGTAAAAAAGAAAGCGGAAGTGTTTGTGAAGAAAGGCGCATATACTTATGGCACCCCGTCTGTAAAATATCGTGGTATTTTTATCAATGATGAAGCGCCAGCATTCAGTGGTTGGGCCAAAGAGAAATTTGGAGGCATCAATCATCGTGTTTATGAGCACGTATTTGAACTGTTGCTCCGGCTGAAGGCAAATTATTTATGGCCCGCCATGTGGGGAAATGCTTTTAATGACGATGATACGCTCAATGCTGTTCTGGCCGATAAGTGGGGCATTGTAATGGGTACTTCGCACCACGAACCCATGCTGCGTGCACAACAGGAGTGGAAGCGTTACGGCAGCGGTACATGGGATTATACAAAAAACGATTCGGTATTGCGTGCTTTCTGGAAAAAGGGTATTGAAAAAATGGATCATCACGAAAGCATTATTACTATTGGAATGCGTGGTGATGGCGATGAGCCAATGACCAGCGGCACTGCCATAGATCTGTTGGAACGCATTGTTGCAGATCAGCGAAACATTATAGAGGAAGTAACCCGTAAGCCCGCCCGGGAAACCCCGCAGCTTTGGGCATTGTATAAAGAAGTGCAGGACTATTACGACCAGGGTATGCGTGTACCGGATGATGTTACCTTATTATTATGCGATGATAACTGGGGAAATATAAGACGGCTGCCAAAGCTGAACGAAAAGCCCCGAAGCGGCGGATATGGCATTTATTATCATTTTGATTATGTTGGCGGCCCCAGGAATTATAAATGGATCAATACCAATAATATTGCACGGGTCTGGGAGCAGATGCACCTTGCCTATGCATACAATGCAAGGCAGATATGGATCGTCAATGTTGGCGATCTGAAACCGATGGAATTTCCTGTTTCTTTCTTTCTGGATTATGCTTACAATACAGATCAGTGGACCGCAGAGAACCTGAATGTGTACTATCAGCAATGGGCAAAGGAGCAATTCGGAGCAACCTGCGCGAAAGCAATTGCTGCTATTCTTGAAAAGTATGCACAATATGCATCAGGAAAAAAGCCGGAGTTGCTGAATGCTGAAACGTACAGCCTTGAAAATTATAATGAAGCGCAGAGAGTGACAAAGGATTGGAATACCTTGCTGGCGGATGCAGGTGAAATAAACAGCAGACTGCCGGAAACCTATAAGGCTGCTTATTTTCAGCTGGTATTGCATCCCGTAAAAGCCTATTCCAATCTTCAGCATTTATATACAGCTGTTGGCTGGAATCATTTTTATTATCAAAGGAACGACCCGCTTGCGAACAGGTATGCAGAGGAAGCAGAAAGATTTTATAAGAAGGATTCATTGCTGACTATTGAATATCACCAACTGAATAATGGTAAGTGGAATCATATGATGGACCAGAAACATATTGGTTACACGTACTGGCAGGAACCTCCTGTACAAAAAATGCCTGAAGTAAAAAAGGTTACTGGTTCAGCTGCCCAAAGTATCAGAACCATTCCCCCTTCGGTAACAACAGCTCAGAAATTAATACCATCAGGAACAACGGGTACTGTTTTTTATGAAAAGGATGGGTATGTTTCCATAGGGGCATCTCATTTTACAATAAAAAAGGATACTGCCGGTATTTACTGGAAAAACATACCCGGTATTGGCAGAGAGGGCGATGGTATTACCGCCTTTCCGGTGACGGCTTCCATACAGGGTATTCACTCTGCTGCGCCGTATTTGCAATATGATTTTTATACCTATGATACCGGGGTCGTCATACTGAATGCCTTTTTTTCTCCCACACTTAACTTTCATAATGATTCAACAGGCCTGCAGTACGCCGTTTCAATAGACAATGATGCTCCACAGATTATTTCTGTCAATAAAGATGAAAACCAACCGGGCGTTTGGGATAAATGGGCGGCCGATAATTGTATTATAAAAACTACTAAACATTTTATAAACAAAGCCGGTAAGCACAGTATAAAATACCGGATGATCAGCCCGGCTGTAGTATTGCAAAAAATAGTACTTGATCTGGGCGGACTGAAGCCATCTTATCTTGGTCCGCCGGAAACGATTTTCAACAATAAATGA
- a CDS encoding glycoside hydrolase family 3 C-terminal domain-containing protein, protein MKKILFIAGIFLSATVMGQVDKTKLPFWNDRLSFEERVNDLVSRLTLDEKVAQMLNHAPAIDRLGIPAYDWWNEVLHGVARTPYKTTVYPQAIAMAATWDTASLYTMAGQSALEGRAIHNKAIAEGKSAERYLGLTYWTPNINIFRDPRWGRGQETYGEDPFLTAMLGKAFVRGLQGEDPRYLKAAACAKHYAIHSGPEPVRHSFDVDVSNYDLWDTYLPAFKELVTKANVAGVMCAYNAFRKKPCCGNDQLMIDILRKQWGFSGYVTSDCGAIDDFVNYHKTHPNNEAAAIDAVANGTDVECGNSVYLTLTDAVKTGKIPESDIDRSVKRLFMIRMRLGMFDPPSKVPYAQIPESVLESPSHKAHALEMARQSIVLLKNEQGTLPLSKSIKKIAVIGPNADNNIAVLGNYNGIPSKIVTALGGIKSKLAPDAEVIYEQAVNFTNDTLFRAAGNLNTSFTYEGKNGFKAEYFPNRELKGTPVTRMEGMPDHYWQEGETIVDRINGNNFSARYSADYLADKTGELQFELEGDDGYRFYINDQLVVDAWERNRWGARLYTLKTRKDSVYKLRLEYWQGGYKANIRLTPGNKVKTDFAALAGRVKDAEAILFIGGISPQLEGEEMPVSYPGFNGGDRTSIMLPAVQTELMKALESTGRPVIFVMMTGSAIATPWESENIPAIVNAWYGGQSAGTAIADVLFGDYNPAGRLPVTFYRSDADLPPFEDYSMEHRTYRYFKGAVLYPFGHGMSYTTFKYSHLTTPVSVKDNTGIPVSVLVTNTGAREGEEVVELYVSYKNQSIHVPQRALKGFQRIALKPGESKTVHFILDGAALAVPGADGQMIRPKGNLVISAGGGQPGVPNKTTSNVVQKTIVIN, encoded by the coding sequence ATGAAGAAGATCCTTTTTATTGCCGGTATATTCCTGTCGGCCACCGTTATGGGACAGGTTGATAAAACAAAGCTTCCTTTCTGGAACGACCGGTTAAGCTTTGAAGAGCGCGTAAACGACCTGGTAAGCAGGCTGACGCTGGATGAAAAAGTAGCACAAATGCTCAATCATGCCCCGGCTATTGACCGGCTGGGCATACCGGCGTATGACTGGTGGAACGAGGTTTTGCACGGGGTAGCAAGAACCCCTTATAAAACAACGGTGTACCCGCAGGCTATTGCTATGGCGGCTACCTGGGACACGGCATCGCTTTATACTATGGCCGGCCAGAGCGCGTTGGAAGGAAGGGCTATTCATAACAAAGCCATTGCTGAAGGAAAAAGCGCCGAGCGCTATCTTGGCCTTACTTACTGGACACCTAATATTAATATCTTTCGGGACCCGCGTTGGGGCAGGGGGCAGGAAACCTATGGAGAAGATCCCTTTTTAACAGCGATGCTGGGAAAAGCTTTTGTAAGAGGATTGCAGGGGGAGGACCCCCGCTATTTAAAAGCAGCGGCCTGTGCCAAGCATTATGCTATACACAGCGGCCCGGAGCCTGTGCGTCATTCATTTGATGTGGATGTAAGCAATTATGATTTGTGGGATACGTATTTGCCTGCCTTCAAAGAGCTGGTAACAAAAGCAAATGTGGCAGGGGTTATGTGCGCCTATAATGCATTTCGTAAAAAACCCTGTTGCGGTAATGATCAGCTGATGATTGATATCCTGCGGAAACAATGGGGGTTCAGCGGTTATGTAACCTCTGATTGCGGGGCTATTGACGATTTTGTAAATTATCATAAAACGCACCCTAATAATGAAGCCGCGGCCATTGATGCAGTAGCCAATGGTACAGATGTTGAATGCGGCAACAGCGTTTATCTGACTTTAACGGACGCTGTTAAAACAGGTAAAATACCGGAATCGGATATCGACAGATCTGTTAAGCGGTTGTTTATGATCCGCATGAGGCTGGGCATGTTCGACCCGCCATCAAAAGTGCCTTATGCCCAAATACCGGAGTCGGTGCTGGAAAGCCCTTCGCACAAGGCACATGCCTTAGAAATGGCACGGCAATCGATCGTTTTGCTAAAGAACGAACAGGGTACGCTGCCTTTGAGCAAGTCAATAAAAAAAATAGCGGTTATCGGCCCCAATGCAGACAATAATATTGCCGTGTTAGGTAATTATAATGGCATTCCGTCAAAAATTGTAACAGCGCTGGGAGGTATTAAAAGCAAGTTAGCCCCCGATGCGGAGGTCATCTACGAACAGGCGGTCAATTTTACAAATGACACTTTATTCAGGGCTGCAGGCAATCTGAATACAAGTTTTACTTATGAAGGCAAAAACGGATTTAAAGCCGAATATTTTCCCAACAGGGAACTGAAGGGCACACCGGTAACGCGGATGGAAGGCATGCCGGACCATTACTGGCAGGAAGGAGAAACAATTGTAGACAGGATAAACGGGAACAATTTCTCGGCACGGTATAGTGCTGATTACCTTGCAGACAAAACAGGAGAACTGCAATTTGAGCTGGAAGGCGATGATGGGTATCGCTTCTATATAAATGATCAGCTGGTAGTGGATGCCTGGGAAAGGAACCGTTGGGGCGCCCGGTTATATACTTTAAAAACAAGGAAAGACAGTGTCTACAAGCTCAGGCTGGAGTACTGGCAGGGAGGGTATAAAGCAAATATCCGGTTAACACCGGGCAACAAGGTTAAAACAGACTTTGCAGCGCTGGCCGGCCGGGTTAAGGATGCGGAGGCCATCCTGTTTATAGGAGGCATTTCCCCGCAACTGGAAGGAGAGGAGATGCCGGTAAGTTACCCGGGTTTTAATGGTGGCGACAGAACTTCTATTATGCTGCCTGCTGTGCAGACGGAACTGATGAAAGCCCTGGAGTCAACAGGCAGGCCCGTGATTTTTGTAATGATGACGGGCAGTGCTATTGCAACGCCCTGGGAAAGTGAAAATATTCCGGCAATTGTGAATGCATGGTACGGAGGCCAGTCGGCCGGTACAGCTATTGCAGACGTGCTCTTTGGCGACTATAACCCTGCAGGCCGCCTGCCGGTAACATTTTACAGGAGTGATGCAGATCTTCCTCCGTTTGAAGATTACAGTATGGAGCATCGTACCTATCGCTACTTTAAAGGAGCGGTCTTATATCCATTTGGACATGGAATGAGTTATACCACTTTTAAATACAGTCATCTCACGACTCCTGTTTCCGTAAAAGATAATACCGGCATTCCTGTAAGTGTCCTGGTTACCAATACCGGGGCCCGGGAAGGCGAAGAAGTTGTTGAGTTGTATGTGTCCTATAAGAATCAGTCCATACATGTTCCTCAA
- a CDS encoding glycoside hydrolase family 43 protein — MPEDSIEHINFDALNQKAISQPLVTHIYTADPSAHVFNGKIYIYPSHDMDAGDAFDDLGSHFAMEDYHVLSMDSPTGKARDHGVALHVKEVPWAAKQLWAPDAGEKDGRYYLFFPAKDHEGIFRIGVAISSSPTGPFLPQPQAIQKSFSIDPAVFKDDDGSYYMYFGGIWGGQLQRWRTGKFNAEQPESPLAHLPEDNEPALCAKVARLTDDLLEFAEDARDVVLLDEAAGPLLQGDKGRRFFEASWMHKYNGKYYFSYSTGDTHFICYAIGDNPYGPFTYAGQILKPVVGWTSHHSIAAFGGEWYLFYHDSSLSKGVTHLRCVKVTKIRYDERGYIKTIDPYNGLNVLE, encoded by the coding sequence ATGCCTGAAGACAGTATTGAACATATCAATTTTGATGCACTGAATCAGAAAGCAATATCCCAACCATTGGTTACGCATATCTATACGGCAGATCCTTCGGCACATGTGTTCAATGGAAAAATCTATATTTATCCGTCGCACGATATGGATGCCGGAGATGCTTTTGACGATTTAGGCAGTCATTTTGCAATGGAAGATTACCATGTGCTCTCTATGGACAGCCCAACCGGCAAAGCCAGGGACCATGGCGTTGCTTTACATGTAAAGGAAGTGCCCTGGGCTGCAAAGCAGCTATGGGCGCCTGATGCCGGCGAAAAGGACGGCCGGTATTACCTTTTCTTTCCGGCTAAGGATCATGAAGGTATTTTCAGGATCGGGGTTGCCATCAGCAGTTCACCAACGGGACCGTTCCTCCCCCAACCGCAAGCCATTCAGAAAAGCTTTTCCATTGACCCCGCTGTTTTTAAAGACGATGATGGCAGCTATTATATGTATTTTGGCGGCATCTGGGGTGGGCAGTTGCAACGCTGGAGAACCGGTAAATTCAATGCAGAACAGCCGGAAAGCCCGCTGGCGCATTTACCGGAAGATAATGAGCCGGCGCTGTGCGCAAAAGTTGCCAGGCTTACAGATGACCTTCTGGAGTTTGCAGAAGACGCAAGAGATGTGGTACTACTTGATGAAGCCGCGGGGCCGCTGTTGCAGGGCGATAAGGGAAGAAGGTTTTTTGAAGCCTCCTGGATGCATAAATACAATGGAAAATATTATTTTTCTTATTCAACCGGCGACACGCATTTTATATGCTATGCAATCGGAGATAACCCTTATGGGCCTTTTACCTATGCCGGTCAGATCCTGAAGCCCGTGGTAGGATGGACATCGCATCATTCTATTGCAGCGTTTGGCGGGGAATGGTATTTGTTTTATCACGACAGCAGTTTAAGCAAAGGAGTAACGCACCTGCGCTGTGTAAAAGTGACAAAGATCAGGTATGATGAAAGGGGTTATATAAAGACGATCGATCCGTATAACGGGTTAAACGTTTTGGAATAG
- a CDS encoding alpha-glucuronidase family glycosyl hydrolase, with product MASLCLKAENGYELWMRYVRVQNPVLLKQYQSALKYYAIQTTSATLSVAKNELLKGIEGLTGNRINETQGTENNSIIAGTPASSAFIKRFLDAGNYHPGKEGYIIQSEKTGSKSRIVIAADNDIGVLYGVFAFLRLLQTEQNIHDLFIESSPKIQYRILNHWDNLNRTVERGYAGASIWNWHTLPDYIDQRYIDYARANASVGINGTVLTNVNANSLTLTAPYLQKVKALADVFRPYGIKVFLTAKFSAPEEIGGLKTADPLNAEVKNWWRQKCNEIYALIPDFGGFLIKANSEGQPGPQGYGRTHADGANLFADALAPHGGIVMWRAFVYDVRVQNTNEHFGEGHQEATGNAIAAEDRFKQAYDEFKPLDGKFRKNVLLQVKNGPIDFQPREPFSPLFGAMPQTPLMMEFQLTQEYLGQGTHLVYEAPLFKECLDADTYAKGSGSAVARVIDGSLNDHPVTGIAGVANIGNDINWTGHPFGQANWYAFGRLAWDYHLSSAQVAEEWLRQTFSNNKIFIAAAQKIMLASREAVVNYMTPLGLHHIMGTGHHYGPAPWVDNAGRADWNPVYYHKADAAGIGFDRTAAGSNALAQYQPEVQKQWNNRSTCDEKYLLWFHHVPWSFKMNTGRSLWDELCYKYNAGVDSVRWMREQWNRLNAYVDAERFTSIKLLLGIQEKEAVWWRNACLLYFQTFSKMAIPSKYEQPDKTLTYYKSLKFLYAPGIGGNL from the coding sequence ATGGCTTCCTTATGTTTGAAAGCGGAGAATGGTTACGAACTCTGGATGCGTTATGTAAGAGTACAGAACCCTGTATTGCTGAAGCAATACCAGTCTGCATTAAAGTATTATGCTATCCAAACAACCTCAGCCACCTTATCAGTTGCTAAAAACGAACTCTTAAAAGGCATTGAGGGCTTAACAGGAAACAGAATCAACGAAACACAGGGTACAGAAAATAATAGTATTATTGCCGGTACTCCTGCCTCATCCGCTTTTATTAAGCGCTTTTTAGACGCGGGCAACTATCATCCAGGCAAAGAAGGTTATATCATTCAGTCAGAAAAAACAGGCAGCAAAAGCAGGATCGTGATCGCTGCTGATAATGATATCGGCGTGCTGTATGGTGTTTTTGCCTTTTTACGGCTGCTGCAAACCGAACAGAATATTCATGACCTGTTTATAGAAAGCAGCCCGAAGATACAATACCGTATCCTGAATCATTGGGACAATCTGAACCGGACAGTTGAACGGGGTTATGCGGGCGCTTCTATCTGGAACTGGCATACGCTGCCGGACTATATTGATCAGCGGTATATAGATTATGCACGGGCCAACGCATCCGTTGGTATTAACGGAACGGTGCTCACGAATGTAAATGCAAATTCATTAACACTTACAGCTCCTTACCTTCAAAAAGTCAAAGCGCTGGCAGATGTCTTCCGTCCATACGGTATTAAGGTTTTTCTTACCGCAAAGTTCAGTGCGCCGGAAGAGATCGGCGGGTTGAAAACGGCCGACCCGCTGAATGCGGAAGTGAAGAACTGGTGGCGTCAGAAATGTAATGAAATATATGCGCTGATCCCTGATTTCGGTGGTTTTCTTATCAAAGCCAATTCTGAAGGGCAGCCAGGGCCGCAAGGCTATGGCAGAACACATGCAGATGGCGCTAATCTATTTGCAGATGCGCTGGCCCCGCATGGCGGGATCGTAATGTGGAGGGCTTTCGTGTATGATGTACGGGTGCAAAACACCAACGAGCACTTTGGGGAAGGTCATCAGGAAGCAACCGGGAATGCGATCGCCGCCGAAGACCGTTTTAAGCAGGCGTATGATGAGTTTAAGCCGCTTGATGGAAAATTCAGAAAAAATGTTTTGCTGCAGGTAAAGAACGGGCCGATCGATTTTCAGCCGCGTGAGCCTTTTTCGCCATTATTTGGTGCAATGCCGCAAACGCCGCTTATGATGGAATTCCAGCTTACGCAGGAATATCTGGGGCAGGGCACGCACCTGGTATATGAAGCGCCATTATTTAAAGAGTGCCTCGATGCAGACACCTATGCAAAAGGCAGCGGATCTGCTGTTGCAAGGGTCATCGATGGGTCGCTTAACGACCATCCTGTAACAGGAATAGCGGGTGTAGCCAATATAGGGAATGACATTAACTGGACGGGTCACCCCTTTGGGCAGGCCAACTGGTATGCCTTTGGCCGGCTGGCGTGGGATTATCATCTGTCATCCGCACAGGTTGCCGAAGAATGGTTACGGCAAACTTTTTCAAACAATAAGATTTTTATAGCCGCAGCTCAAAAGATCATGCTTGCGTCCAGGGAAGCAGTGGTGAACTATATGACACCGCTTGGGCTGCATCATATTATGGGTACCGGGCATCATTATGGCCCAGCTCCCTGGGTGGATAATGCCGGGCGGGCAGACTGGAACCCGGTGTACTATCATAAAGCGGATGCGGCAGGGATCGGGTTTGACAGAACAGCCGCCGGCAGCAATGCATTGGCGCAATACCAGCCGGAGGTGCAAAAGCAATGGAACAATAGAAGCACCTGCGATGAAAAATATTTATTGTGGTTTCATCATGTTCCGTGGAGCTTTAAAATGAATACCGGCCGGAGCCTGTGGGATGAATTGTGCTATAAATATAACGCCGGTGTTGATTCAGTAAGGTGGATGCGGGAACAATGGAACAGGCTGAACGCTTATGTGGATGCAGAAAGATTCACCAGCATTAAACTATTGCTGGGCATACAGGAAAAAGAAGCCGTATGGTGGCGAAACGCCTGCCTGCTGTATTTTCAAACGTTTTCCAAAATGGCCATACCATCAAAGTATGAGCAGCCCGATAAAACATTAACGTACTATAAATCCCTCAAATTCCTTTATGCACCCGGTATAGGTGGAAATTTATAA